Proteins encoded within one genomic window of Lentimicrobium sp. L6:
- a CDS encoding outer membrane lipoprotein-sorting protein, whose amino-acid sequence MKNIITITLILIGIGAFAQETPDAKTIIDKVDFNMSSDTKITKSQMVVYGRRNSRTLESISYTKGHEESYTEYLAPEREKGTKMLKLEDRLWIYTPSTDRTIQLSGHMLRQSVMGSDMSYEDMMEDRKLLDIYEAEVIGEEDINGKSCWVLELHAKVDDASYQSRKIWIEKEHFVPLKEELFAKSGQLLKKTEMSDVRPVDGRWYPHKINYKDMLKDGKGTDFIILEVQIDAEIPAHILSKAALRK is encoded by the coding sequence ATGAAAAATATAATAACAATCACCCTAATACTCATCGGAATAGGGGCTTTTGCCCAAGAAACTCCAGATGCAAAAACCATTATTGACAAAGTAGATTTCAATATGTCGTCTGACACCAAAATTACCAAATCGCAAATGGTGGTTTATGGCAGAAGAAACAGTAGAACTTTGGAGTCCATCAGTTATACCAAAGGTCATGAGGAATCCTATACCGAGTACTTAGCTCCTGAAAGAGAAAAAGGAACCAAGATGCTCAAGCTGGAAGATCGCTTGTGGATTTATACGCCCTCTACCGATAGAACCATTCAGCTCTCGGGTCACATGTTACGCCAATCGGTGATGGGTTCGGATATGAGTTATGAAGACATGATGGAAGACCGAAAACTATTGGATATTTATGAAGCTGAAGTAATAGGAGAGGAGGACATTAATGGAAAATCCTGTTGGGTTTTAGAACTCCATGCCAAGGTGGATGATGCTTCTTACCAAAGTCGTAAGATATGGATAGAAAAAGAACACTTTGTACCCTTGAAAGAGGAATTATTTGCTAAAAGTGGACAGTTGCTTAAGAAGACAGAGATGAGCGATGTGAGACCAGTAGATGGCCGTTGGTATCCTCATAAAATCAATTATAAAGATATGCTTAAAGATGGAAAAGGTACGGATTTCATTATTTTAGAAGTGCAGATAGATGCGGAGATTCCTGCTCATATTTTGAGTAAAGCTGCTTTGAGGAAGTAA
- a CDS encoding ABC transporter permease encodes MKLAFQLAYKNLIGSGLRTWLNVGVLSFAFVIMIFYNGLIDGWDQQAKLDSIAWEYGHGQLLEESYDPFDPFTLQDGHAEFEAEKARNLSPILIRQASIYPDGRMLSVSLKGIEAQQEILKLPTAALEKSDAFIPAVIGKRMAESANLEEGDEVLLRWRDKNGTFDAANITIVDIFDCNVPNVDNGQIWVSIDKLWEITGMSNHATMFIASEDYVHVEMKGWKYSSQEDLLKEISDIIAMKKTSGSIMYGLLLAIALLAIFDTQVLSIFRRQKEIGTYIALGMTRWQVVGLFTVEGSMYSFLATLVGSAYGIPFFYYMATNGITMAANADDIGISIADVIYPVFGIGLIIGSIILVVISATIVSFLPARKIAKMNPVDALKGKLS; translated from the coding sequence ATGAAATTAGCCTTTCAATTAGCCTATAAAAACCTTATTGGTTCGGGTCTGAGGACTTGGCTCAATGTAGGTGTTCTTTCTTTTGCCTTCGTGATCATGATATTTTATAATGGATTGATTGACGGTTGGGATCAGCAAGCCAAACTAGATAGCATAGCTTGGGAATATGGCCATGGCCAACTTCTCGAAGAAAGCTATGACCCTTTCGATCCATTTACACTTCAAGATGGACATGCTGAGTTTGAAGCAGAAAAAGCGAGAAACCTAAGCCCTATTCTGATTCGTCAAGCTTCTATTTATCCTGATGGGAGAATGCTTTCGGTTTCATTAAAAGGAATAGAAGCCCAGCAAGAAATACTCAAACTTCCAACAGCTGCTTTGGAAAAAAGTGATGCTTTCATTCCTGCAGTCATCGGGAAAAGGATGGCAGAATCCGCTAATTTGGAGGAGGGCGATGAGGTATTATTACGCTGGAGAGATAAAAATGGAACCTTCGATGCTGCTAATATTACTATAGTGGATATTTTTGATTGTAATGTTCCCAATGTGGATAATGGTCAGATTTGGGTTTCGATAGATAAATTATGGGAAATTACCGGAATGAGCAATCATGCTACTATGTTTATTGCTTCAGAAGATTATGTTCATGTAGAAATGAAAGGCTGGAAATACAGTAGCCAAGAAGACCTGCTCAAAGAAATCAGCGACATCATTGCCATGAAAAAAACCAGTGGTTCCATCATGTATGGATTGCTTTTGGCCATTGCCCTATTAGCGATTTTCGATACTCAGGTACTTTCAATTTTCCGCCGTCAGAAAGAAATTGGCACCTATATTGCTCTTGGAATGACTCGCTGGCAAGTGGTAGGCTTATTCACCGTAGAAGGAAGTATGTATAGCTTTTTAGCTACTTTGGTAGGCAGTGCTTATGGTATTCCATTTTTCTATTATATGGCTACCAATGGCATTACCATGGCAGCCAATGCCGATGATATAGGAATTTCCATTGCCGATGTCATTTATCCAGTATTTGGCATAGGACTTATAATTGGTTCTATTATTCTAGTGGTGATATCAGCAACTATTGTCAGCTTTTTACCAGCCAGAAAAATTGCAAAAATGAACCCTGTTGATGCTTTGAAAGGAAAATTATCATGA
- a CDS encoding ABC transporter permease gives MIKFLLKGILGDKNRSLLPIIIISIGVMLTIFLSGYMRGAMGDMIEQNARFQTGHVKVMSRAYAENESQMPNDLALLGVSEIQSQLEKDFPDVEWVDRIRFGGLLDVPDANGETKGQGPSAGMALELFSKNTGEVQRLNMEQSIVRGEIPSKKGEALIGEDFATKLDISIGDRITFMGTTMNGSMTFADFIVSGTIRFGSAALDRGILIIDISDARYMLDMEDAAGEIIGFLGEGLYVDEKATEIAQEFNEKYAGINDEFAPLMLRLRDQNNLDSYLEYVDGFASMFVTIFVLVMSIVLWNTGLLGGLRRYQEFGIRLALGEEKGHIYRSLIYEAILIGIIGSIVGTTLGLLGTWYMQVVGIDITGMMQNSTMLMPNVLRSKFTPELLYIGFIPGLVAMVLGNMLSGIGIYKRETATLFKELEV, from the coding sequence ATGATCAAGTTTTTGTTAAAAGGAATATTAGGAGATAAGAACAGAAGTCTACTCCCCATTATCATTATCAGTATTGGTGTGATGCTCACCATATTCTTAAGTGGATATATGCGCGGCGCTATGGGCGATATGATAGAACAAAATGCTCGCTTTCAAACTGGCCATGTGAAAGTGATGAGCCGTGCTTATGCCGAAAATGAATCCCAAATGCCCAACGATTTGGCTTTACTTGGTGTAAGTGAAATCCAATCTCAATTAGAAAAAGACTTTCCGGATGTGGAATGGGTTGATCGCATTCGTTTTGGTGGATTATTGGATGTTCCTGATGCCAATGGAGAAACTAAAGGCCAAGGTCCCTCAGCAGGAATGGCCTTGGAGTTATTCTCTAAAAACACAGGAGAAGTTCAACGTTTGAATATGGAGCAATCTATAGTTAGAGGTGAGATTCCTAGCAAAAAAGGGGAGGCCTTAATAGGCGAAGATTTTGCTACAAAGCTGGATATTTCCATAGGAGATAGAATCACATTTATGGGCACCACCATGAATGGCAGCATGACTTTCGCCGACTTTATAGTGAGTGGAACCATTCGTTTTGGTTCTGCTGCTTTAGACAGAGGAATCCTCATTATTGATATTAGTGATGCCAGATATATGCTCGATATGGAGGATGCCGCTGGAGAAATAATAGGTTTTTTAGGTGAAGGACTTTATGTGGATGAAAAAGCAACGGAAATAGCCCAAGAGTTCAACGAGAAATATGCTGGAATTAATGATGAGTTTGCTCCACTGATGCTCCGTTTACGCGACCAAAATAACTTGGATAGCTATTTGGAATATGTGGATGGTTTTGCTTCTATGTTTGTCACTATTTTTGTGCTGGTGATGTCTATAGTGCTTTGGAATACTGGATTACTTGGTGGACTTCGTAGGTATCAGGAATTTGGCATCCGATTGGCTTTAGGCGAAGAAAAAGGTCATATTTACCGCAGTTTAATTTACGAAGCCATCCTCATAGGAATTATTGGTTCTATTGTTGGAACTACACTTGGTTTGCTCGGAACTTGGTATATGCAAGTGGTGGGAATAGATATCACAGGCATGATGCAAAACTCTACCATGTTGATGCCTAATGTGCTTCGTTCAAAGTTCACTCCAGAGCTATTATATATTGGTTTTATACCTGGTTTAGTAGCCATGGTATTGGGGAATATGCTTTCAGGAATTGGGATTTATAAGCGGGAGACGGCTACTTTGTTTAAGGAGTTGGAGGTGTAA
- a CDS encoding T9SS type A sorting domain-containing protein, whose translation MKRIFLLFFLLMTIYCFPQSEIWGIKQQAGKHNGGFLYSIDSATNKIIEHQYFANPKADSRKSGILYDSTTKCMFGACNQILYKYDLVNRTIESKILEEEVYGSFVKASNGNLYILSKNGLIKVNPRDLSMELVGQFYGQFILPDSTMFFETEVGTSYGLCEVSEDHYIVANYTEDNSYHWKHTFLHSINTATDSIELIYRTSFYPENESLIPLGNFYPHNGLLYALFSMNGEIGLYSLNPLNLEFSNVHVFDELRAYQNTLPYIISSQGKIYVKTRNTSGNQTLLCECVIDTEEFKILSEIPLNFNHNRMITDENNDLYLLLDISEDWLIKTAFYQYNFETSQLDSLFFISERYFNTSIYDEFGSLVLFNNGIISFLDNNQDLDYQIVSYNTDQLKIDTIAYLQNSFNFTDSLILPASFCEAENGNLMLLNNRKIRMLSWYYKYFFSFTEYNPQTKELIRSDELELSSYCENPQIYKMSDEEYCITCNQDSVILKYHWSENEITNIETPFSAEWIKEKDNSFIGTSEDTTIYRFNYHSEQFEKLYKPDSDTSFDLACIDKENRLFIYSESIEQFLCLDLNTNEISSVNQLNALIEQVNYYRIEKVFSEGAYLFFVVYISSPYAYKLFRYHLPSHEFKLINIEENEDLSFFQFIENYTNDGIFIASLDIDNNTSGYLQSLANNSDSSIMLDAFENKTSAYENVYESYLRLIKTKKKPIHRWIGGLSEDWYESGNWSNASLPTEGSSVNIMNNAMFYPVIDSTIKIRNLYIYNDAKILLEKKAEMMVSDVLKNHGTINMTANNHQRSSLIVEGEFIQKGVQKYIFTADSINSKILASPMRAVEKYVQPSYSEAAFNETNFAFSGIQFYPHFSETCQALQYTCQDTLLEFKGSFNHGKQNLRIPILSEPELYPLSNPYPSSFNWNKTQTTTLTHQACYFFNEEENTISATVDGIGNHPPFIRPLEVFWVYGNGEESIQIDQSALMHEQDFEEEIPNRKVLSLQVCGAKKTSETLIAFNDLASPDYDPQLDAFKFIKNESYPHIFTKSDDELLMINQHPDTTMMNLFVQMGTDGNMNIKLSENHGFDFLVLEDLIWHTRTDLLEDDYQFDYFTSDGYYPFKLYFKSWVLEPLEEADIQMYYYPEYLVVKSRKQVKQADIIFYDLAGRVVLEFSEQNFFYIEKPIQIPAGHYIVQLRSGDLVINEKVLVR comes from the coding sequence ATGAAACGCATATTTCTACTTTTTTTCTTATTGATGACTATTTATTGTTTTCCCCAATCCGAAATTTGGGGAATTAAACAACAGGCAGGAAAGCATAATGGAGGATTTTTATATAGTATTGATAGCGCGACTAATAAAATTATTGAGCATCAGTATTTTGCCAACCCCAAAGCAGATTCTAGAAAATCTGGAATATTATATGATTCCACAACAAAATGCATGTTCGGTGCTTGTAATCAAATATTGTATAAATACGATTTAGTAAACAGAACTATTGAATCAAAAATATTAGAAGAAGAAGTATATGGTAGCTTTGTGAAAGCATCAAATGGCAACTTGTATATTCTATCAAAGAATGGATTGATAAAGGTAAATCCAAGAGATTTAAGCATGGAGCTGGTAGGGCAATTCTATGGTCAATTTATTTTGCCTGATTCAACCATGTTTTTTGAGACAGAAGTTGGAACTTCATATGGATTATGTGAGGTTTCGGAGGACCATTATATTGTGGCTAATTATACAGAAGATAATTCCTATCATTGGAAGCATACTTTTTTACATTCAATAAATACAGCAACCGATTCCATTGAGTTGATATATCGTACTTCTTTTTATCCCGAAAATGAATCTCTTATCCCTTTAGGAAATTTCTACCCACATAATGGCTTACTATATGCCTTATTTTCTATGAATGGTGAAATTGGGCTTTATTCTTTAAATCCTCTAAACCTGGAGTTTTCAAATGTTCATGTTTTTGATGAATTAAGAGCATATCAAAACACTCTGCCCTATATTATCTCTTCTCAAGGGAAAATATATGTAAAAACGCGAAACACTTCAGGTAATCAAACCCTTCTATGTGAGTGTGTTATTGACACAGAAGAGTTTAAAATCTTGTCAGAAATACCTCTGAACTTTAACCATAACCGAATGATAACAGATGAAAATAATGATCTTTATCTCCTATTAGATATTTCTGAAGATTGGTTAATAAAAACAGCATTTTATCAATATAATTTTGAAACCAGTCAGCTTGATTCCTTGTTTTTTATTAGTGAAAGATATTTCAATACTTCCATATATGATGAGTTTGGTTCGCTAGTTTTATTTAATAATGGGATTATTTCTTTTCTAGATAATAACCAAGATTTAGATTATCAAATTGTATCCTATAATACTGACCAATTGAAAATTGACACTATTGCATACCTCCAGAATTCCTTCAATTTTACAGATTCACTAATCTTGCCTGCAAGTTTTTGCGAAGCTGAAAACGGCAATTTAATGCTACTAAATAATAGAAAGATCAGAATGCTTTCATGGTATTATAAGTACTTTTTCAGTTTCACTGAATATAATCCACAAACAAAAGAACTCATAAGATCCGATGAGTTGGAATTATCTAGTTATTGTGAAAACCCTCAAATCTATAAAATGAGTGATGAGGAATATTGTATTACCTGCAATCAGGACAGTGTCATCCTCAAATATCATTGGTCCGAAAATGAAATCACCAATATTGAAACACCTTTTTCTGCTGAATGGATCAAAGAAAAAGACAATAGTTTTATTGGGACTTCTGAAGACACTACAATATATAGGTTTAATTATCATTCAGAGCAATTTGAAAAACTTTACAAGCCCGATTCTGATACAAGTTTTGACTTGGCATGCATAGACAAGGAAAACAGATTGTTCATTTATTCTGAGTCAATTGAGCAATTCTTATGCCTTGATTTAAACACAAACGAAATAAGTTCTGTGAATCAATTAAACGCGCTTATTGAACAAGTAAATTATTATCGAATTGAAAAGGTTTTCTCTGAAGGAGCGTATTTGTTTTTTGTTGTTTACATATCATCACCCTATGCTTACAAGCTTTTTAGATACCATCTTCCAAGTCATGAATTTAAGCTTATCAATATTGAAGAAAATGAAGATTTATCCTTCTTTCAGTTTATTGAAAACTATACTAATGATGGTATTTTTATTGCAAGTCTAGATATAGATAATAATACTTCTGGCTATTTACAATCTTTAGCCAATAATAGTGATTCCTCAATAATGCTTGATGCCTTCGAGAACAAAACATCAGCATATGAAAATGTATATGAGTCCTATTTGAGATTAATAAAAACCAAGAAAAAACCTATTCACCGATGGATTGGTGGCTTAAGCGAGGATTGGTATGAATCAGGAAACTGGTCTAATGCAAGTTTACCAACTGAAGGCAGCTCAGTGAATATTATGAATAATGCAATGTTTTACCCAGTTATTGATTCAACAATCAAAATTCGAAACTTATATATTTATAATGATGCTAAAATCCTATTAGAGAAAAAAGCTGAAATGATGGTTTCTGATGTTCTTAAAAACCATGGAACAATAAATATGACAGCCAACAATCACCAAAGAAGCTCACTAATAGTAGAAGGAGAATTCATACAAAAAGGAGTACAAAAGTATATCTTTACAGCTGATTCAATAAATAGTAAAATCCTGGCCAGTCCGATGAGGGCAGTAGAAAAATATGTCCAGCCATCTTACTCTGAGGCAGCTTTTAATGAAACCAATTTTGCATTTAGTGGAATCCAGTTTTATCCTCATTTTAGCGAAACATGTCAAGCGCTACAATATACTTGCCAGGATACTTTGCTGGAGTTTAAAGGAAGTTTTAATCATGGTAAACAGAACTTACGAATCCCCATACTTTCTGAACCGGAATTATATCCATTATCCAACCCTTATCCCAGTTCCTTCAACTGGAATAAAACTCAAACTACTACCTTAACTCATCAGGCTTGCTATTTCTTTAATGAAGAGGAAAACACCATTTCAGCGACTGTTGATGGCATTGGAAACCATCCTCCATTTATTCGTCCTTTGGAAGTATTTTGGGTTTATGGAAATGGAGAGGAGTCTATTCAAATTGACCAATCTGCTTTGATGCATGAACAGGATTTCGAAGAAGAAATCCCCAATAGAAAGGTATTGAGTTTACAAGTATGTGGAGCAAAGAAGACAAGCGAAACCCTCATTGCTTTTAATGATTTGGCCAGCCCTGATTACGACCCACAATTGGATGCTTTTAAGTTCATCAAAAACGAAAGTTATCCTCATATTTTCACAAAATCAGATGATGAGCTATTGATGATTAACCAGCATCCCGATACCACCATGATGAACCTGTTTGTTCAAATGGGAACAGATGGAAATATGAACATAAAACTATCAGAAAATCATGGCTTCGATTTTTTGGTTTTAGAAGATTTAATCTGGCATACCAGAACCGATTTATTAGAAGATGATTACCAATTTGACTATTTCACTTCCGATGGATATTATCCCTTTAAATTATACTTTAAGTCTTGGGTTTTGGAGCCCTTAGAGGAGGCTGACATTCAAATGTATTACTATCCAGAGTATTTAGTAGTAAAGAGCAGAAAACAAGTAAAGCAAGCCGACATCATCTTTTATGATTTGGCAGGTCGAGTGGTTCTTGAGTTTAGCGAGCAAAACTTCTTCTATATCGAAAAACCCATTCAAATTCCTGCTGGCCATTATATTGTACAATTGCGCAGTGGCGATTTGGTGATAAATGAGAAAGTTTTGGTGAGGTAG